From a region of the Methylomonas rapida genome:
- a CDS encoding site-specific DNA-methyltransferase translates to MSNTDKYRNRLINLLKELFQLDQPELDFGFYKIMHAKSVQISRFLEDDLLDVIKDAFGEVDEQRLAEAKARYKAAIEQAKKFGAPDPEQTDGVKEAKAQYEQAKDGGNAESEIYDHLYRFFERYYDNGDFMSRRYYARESDSRAAPYAVPYDGREVYLHWANKDQYYIKSSEYLSNYSFDLNEAIRQQAQTGKTPGLEQFASHDEQPLKVHFRIVDASEGEHGNIKATANQKRFFLIHAAKPVELLPFPRDEEDRRVDKRSASTDTEGLMVDAANALSTLHINFEYRTDPDKTGQDAKWQETRLQQAEAAIIQALQDLKASAFLQALQTPAPTDSKNKRTLLGKYLQKYAARNTMDYFIHKDLGGFLRRELDFYIKNEIMRLDDIDNADAPQVQSYLSKIRVLRKIAQQLIAFLAQLEEFQKKLWLKKKFVTECHYCITLDRIDAKFYPEIAANDHQRDEWVKLFAINEIAGDLATPSYSEPLTVEFLAANPYLLVDTTLFSADFEQRLLSEIPNLDAQCDGVLIHSENFQALGLMQEKYREQVKCIYIDPPYNTDGDGFAYKDSYQHSSWLSNIHSRLALAKSLQAVDSSISVSIDDNEMVNLSLLLSSLYGDACKIADLIWQKRYSPDIRKAISDAHEYILVYATDPSEFKAKRNLLPLGNDQIKQFSNPDNDPRGPWKSDNFTAPGFRPNQMYEIETPDGRKLTPPPGRCWMVTQENYEKLKDDKRLIFGKDGSGRPAVKRFLHEMEGMVPWTWWDHQSSGHSQEGLKEGSDLFSREGAFSTQKPTRMIQKLLHITTSQSANVFDFFAGSGTTAHATINLNRQDKGNRKYILVEQNDYFNTVLKPRIQKVVYSKDWKDGKPVSREGISHCFKTLRLESYEDVLNNLVFRQDDARERALDNNPELRRDYLLNYFLDVETQDSQSLLNIAAFRDPFAYQMWIKKPGSESQTLQSVDLVETFNWLIGLWVSHMAAPQGFSAEFVRETDPDLPQDQNTRLRCTRLKPVADAGGCAALIHPTKDDNGRVDKAIAASTTPPNHDQAHYWFRLVEGYTLKVPGDPSSKIPTLIVWRKLTTDPEKDSAVLQTYLLDKLQISPREQNYGAIYVNGSHTLPNPVIESEQIKVRLIEEAFHAAMWSGE, encoded by the coding sequence ATGAGCAACACCGACAAATACCGCAATCGCCTGATTAACCTGCTGAAAGAGCTGTTTCAACTCGACCAGCCGGAGCTGGATTTTGGCTTTTACAAAATCATGCACGCCAAAAGCGTGCAAATCAGCCGTTTCCTGGAAGACGATTTGCTCGACGTGATTAAGGATGCGTTTGGCGAAGTCGACGAACAACGGCTGGCGGAAGCAAAAGCTCGGTACAAAGCGGCAATCGAACAAGCCAAGAAATTCGGCGCGCCCGATCCGGAACAAACCGACGGCGTCAAAGAAGCCAAGGCCCAATACGAGCAAGCCAAAGATGGCGGCAATGCCGAGAGCGAAATTTACGATCACTTGTACCGCTTCTTCGAACGCTATTACGACAATGGCGATTTCATGTCGCGCCGTTATTACGCCCGCGAAAGCGACAGCCGCGCCGCGCCCTATGCGGTGCCTTACGACGGCCGCGAGGTGTATCTGCATTGGGCTAACAAAGACCAGTACTACATCAAAAGCAGCGAGTACTTGAGCAATTACAGTTTCGACCTCAACGAAGCGATACGCCAGCAAGCGCAAACCGGCAAAACGCCAGGACTGGAACAATTCGCCAGCCACGATGAACAGCCGCTAAAAGTACATTTCCGCATCGTCGATGCCAGCGAAGGCGAGCATGGCAACATCAAAGCCACTGCCAATCAAAAGCGCTTTTTTTTGATTCATGCCGCCAAGCCGGTCGAGTTGCTCCCATTCCCACGGGATGAGGAGGACCGTAGGGTGGATAAGCGCAGCGCATCCACCGATACCGAAGGGCTCATGGTGGATGCGGCTAACGCCTTATCCACCCTACACATCAACTTCGAATACCGCACCGATCCCGACAAAACCGGCCAGGACGCCAAATGGCAGGAAACCCGGCTGCAACAAGCAGAAGCGGCGATTATCCAAGCCTTGCAGGACCTGAAAGCCAGCGCATTTTTGCAAGCCCTGCAAACCCCGGCGCCGACCGACAGCAAGAACAAACGCACATTGTTGGGAAAGTACCTGCAAAAATACGCGGCCCGCAACACCATGGATTATTTCATCCATAAAGACTTGGGCGGCTTTTTACGGCGCGAGCTGGATTTTTACATCAAGAACGAAATCATGCGCCTGGACGACATCGACAACGCCGATGCGCCGCAAGTGCAAAGCTACCTAAGCAAAATCCGTGTGCTGCGTAAAATTGCCCAGCAATTGATCGCCTTTTTGGCGCAACTGGAAGAATTTCAGAAAAAGCTGTGGCTGAAAAAGAAATTCGTCACCGAATGCCACTACTGCATCACGCTGGATCGTATCGACGCCAAGTTTTACCCGGAAATCGCCGCCAACGACCACCAACGCGACGAATGGGTCAAATTGTTTGCCATCAATGAGATTGCCGGTGATTTAGCTACGCCAAGTTACAGCGAACCGCTCACAGTTGAGTTTCTCGCCGCCAATCCGTATTTGCTTGTCGATACCACGTTGTTCAGCGCAGACTTCGAACAACGGTTATTGTCGGAAATACCCAATCTGGACGCGCAATGCGACGGCGTATTGATTCATTCGGAAAATTTTCAGGCTTTGGGCTTGATGCAGGAAAAATACCGTGAACAAGTGAAGTGTATTTATATTGATCCGCCGTATAACACCGATGGCGATGGTTTTGCCTATAAAGATAGTTACCAGCATTCGAGCTGGTTATCGAATATCCATAGCCGATTAGCTTTAGCAAAATCCTTGCAAGCTGTTGATAGCAGCATTTCCGTTTCTATCGACGATAACGAGATGGTTAATTTATCCCTGTTGTTATCGTCGCTATATGGCGATGCTTGCAAAATAGCCGATCTAATCTGGCAAAAGCGATATTCCCCAGATATTCGCAAGGCAATTAGCGATGCACACGAATATATACTGGTTTACGCAACTGATCCTTCAGAATTCAAGGCAAAGCGAAATTTATTGCCTTTAGGAAATGACCAAATCAAACAGTTTTCTAACCCGGATAATGATCCTCGGGGACCTTGGAAGTCAGATAATTTTACGGCGCCTGGTTTCCGACCCAACCAAATGTATGAAATAGAAACACCCGACGGTCGCAAACTTACACCACCGCCGGGACGCTGTTGGATGGTTACACAGGAAAATTATGAAAAATTAAAAGACGATAAACGTCTTATTTTCGGCAAAGATGGCTCCGGTCGTCCTGCGGTAAAACGCTTTTTGCATGAAATGGAAGGCATGGTCCCTTGGACATGGTGGGACCATCAATCTTCCGGACATTCCCAAGAAGGCTTAAAGGAAGGCAGCGATCTTTTTTCCAGAGAAGGCGCGTTTTCTACGCAAAAACCGACCCGAATGATTCAAAAACTACTGCATATCACGACTTCGCAATCGGCGAATGTCTTTGACTTTTTTGCTGGTTCGGGTACAACCGCTCACGCCACTATCAATCTCAACCGACAAGACAAAGGGAATCGCAAATATATTTTGGTCGAACAAAACGACTACTTCAATACCGTCCTAAAACCCCGCATCCAAAAAGTCGTCTATTCCAAAGACTGGAAAGACGGCAAGCCGGTGTCCCGCGAAGGCATCAGCCATTGCTTCAAAACTCTGCGTTTGGAAAGCTACGAAGACGTGCTGAACAATCTGGTGTTCAGGCAAGACGACGCCCGCGAGCGCGCCTTGGACAACAACCCGGAACTGCGCCGCGACTATCTGCTGAACTATTTTCTGGACGTGGAAACCCAGGACAGCCAAAGCCTGCTGAACATCGCCGCGTTTCGCGATCCGTTCGCTTACCAAATGTGGATCAAAAAGCCGGGTAGCGAATCGCAAACCCTACAAAGCGTGGATTTGGTCGAAACCTTCAACTGGTTGATCGGTTTGTGGGTATCGCACATGGCCGCGCCGCAAGGTTTTTCCGCTGAATTCGTCCGCGAAACCGACCCGGATTTGCCGCAAGACCAAAATACCCGCTTGCGTTGTACGCGGTTGAAACCGGTGGCCGATGCCGGTGGATGCGCTGCGCTTATCCACCCTACGAAGGATGACAATGGTAGGGTGGATAAGGCGATAGCCGCATCCACCACGCCCCCAAACCACGACCAAGCGCACTATTGGTTTCGCTTGGTCGAAGGCTATACCTTGAAAGTGCCGGGCGACCCGTCGTCGAAAATCCCGACCTTGATCGTCTGGCGCAAACTCACCACCGACCCGGAAAAAGACAGCGCGGTACTGCAAACCTATCTGCTGGATAAATTGCAGATTTCGCCGCGCGAACAAAACTACGGCGCCATTTACGTCAACGGCAGCCATACCCTGCCCAATCCGGTGATCGAAAGCGAACAAATCAAAGTGCGTTTGATCGAAGAAGCCTTTCATGCGGCGATGTGGTCCGGGGAATAA
- a CDS encoding zeta toxin family protein — protein sequence MNARPSSTVKKIVIIAGPNGAGKTTFAREFLPNEAHCPVFINADLIAAGLSPFAPEAAAIKAGRLMLQSIEEHVARGDSFALETTLSGLHYARVIPQWRVAGYVVKLIFLELPNTETAIARVAARVAQGGHNIPAETILRRFESGRRNFHQTYKALVDVWLHFDNAGDQPQLLDWSES from the coding sequence ATGAACGCTAGGCCGTCTTCCACGGTAAAGAAAATCGTCATCATCGCCGGACCGAATGGCGCGGGTAAGACGACCTTTGCCCGCGAGTTTTTACCCAACGAGGCGCATTGCCCGGTGTTCATCAACGCCGATTTGATCGCCGCCGGTTTGTCGCCGTTTGCGCCGGAAGCGGCTGCCATCAAAGCCGGCCGCTTGATGCTGCAAAGCATTGAAGAGCATGTTGCCAGAGGCGACAGCTTTGCCTTGGAAACCACCTTGAGCGGCTTGCATTACGCCAGGGTCATTCCGCAATGGCGGGTGGCCGGTTATGTGGTGAAACTGATTTTTCTGGAACTGCCGAACACGGAAACCGCCATTGCCCGCGTCGCCGCGCGGGTAGCGCAAGGCGGTCACAACATCCCCGCCGAAACCATACTCCGCCGCTTCGAATCCGGTCGGCGCAATTTTCATCAAACCTACAAAGCCTTGGTTGATGTCTGGCTGCATTTCGATAATGCCGGCGATCAACCGCAATTGTTGGACTGGAGCGAATCATGA
- a CDS encoding REP-associated tyrosine transposase: MSEYRRIFVPGGHYFFTVVTYLRRPVFSEFANVEVLRAAFKQVMAAKPFEIEAIVILPDHLHCLWRLPLGDADFSGRWREIKKYVSKRIGGEGKRTGERDVWQRRFWDHLIRDEEDWRRHVDYVHFNPVKHGLATAPSDWPYSSFRKFVAAGLYDAGWASGGLPDNIKDLHCE; this comes from the coding sequence ATGAGCGAATACCGCCGCATCTTTGTCCCTGGAGGCCACTACTTTTTTACCGTGGTGACTTATCTCCGCCGCCCCGTTTTTTCCGAGTTTGCTAATGTCGAAGTTTTGCGGGCCGCATTCAAACAGGTGATGGCGGCGAAACCCTTTGAGATCGAGGCCATTGTGATCTTACCCGACCATCTGCATTGCCTTTGGCGCCTGCCTTTAGGAGACGCGGATTTTTCCGGTCGTTGGCGGGAAATCAAAAAATATGTTTCCAAACGGATCGGCGGCGAAGGCAAACGGACAGGCGAGCGCGACGTTTGGCAACGGCGGTTTTGGGACCATCTCATCCGGGACGAAGAGGATTGGCGGCGACATGTGGATTACGTTCATTTCAATCCGGTTAAACATGGGCTGGCGACTGCGCCGAGCGATTGGCCGTATTCCTCGTTTAGAAAATTCGTTGCAGCCGGTTTGTATGATGCCGGTTGGGCTTCCGGTGGATTGCCGGACAACATAAAAGACTTGCACTGCGAATGA
- a CDS encoding DEAD/DEAH box helicase family protein encodes MAVKPKAAKVGGKKKSGQTLAFADKLVLNQWIMELLGVDTFADHQDGKRRVRPMQMLAKLLRDCKEGLESDNLHYFYQQLKSHWQPTATLNPNALLGYEQNIVAHTLWLNEGRERPIEWKYYQWLSLLFAEIYLHQYFTDRERLLEQLNDYVRRFNAHWQAKEFNTGIGEYTLEDLNKLCLQNATGSGKTLLMHINYRQFAHYATEAGQHDLVTRTLLITPNEGLSNQHEQELKQSGIEVARLVLDNNDIGSTTNIFSSGYGHLSRVDFIEITKLGDKDGPNTIATRNLGDRNLILVDEGHRGMGKSEEEGWMKQRERLVEKGFAFEYSATFKEAVKAANNAKIEESYAKAVLFDYSYRYFYEDGYGKDYRIFNIPKSQAEHEFLYLSACLLSFYQQLRLYRERKSQYAAYNLEKPLWVFVGSSVSKASATTGSDQETVSDIVRVLSFIAQFLAEPQQAIKTVATLLNENATSTGLIDNKGHDIFHGAFLFLRERLRKGESVSEIHTDILATLFNNRAGGQLHVWRLKGDSGELVLKAGHGDSYFGLINVGDALGLSKHIQETCPQIVVDDSDFVAAQFASIKESSSPINLLIGAKKFVEGWDCWRVSTLGLMRVGRSEGSQIIQLFGRGVRLKGYEWSLKRSRAATPAKQPEYIHYIETLNVFGVQADFMEKFRDFLEDEGLPANDRKEVFQIPMNVTYDFGHKLKVLRPKLKKADGREYSFTRDGAMPLFGSVPDVMRKSRIEVDWYPKIQAIVARPVDAGAAAAVNVNEAVFSDEQIAFLDISKLYFDLEQYKARESLYSLIITPQAIPGLLKRTDWYVLLVPKHLLGMNSFANVRVWNQIALELLKKYSKRFYLHCVDEFIRPRLQYRDLESGDSNLPTDSESYQLIVDATEQQLIDDIEKLKAEVAANWQSKTPKLIEAGQLKAIVLSHHLYQPLLYAERGCPITIAPVSLNDSEKNFVVDLMAWLETNEAKLLESKTSIFLLRNKSRGSGIGFFEAGNFYPDFILWAVKGDQQVVAFIEPHGIAHEGPEHPKVQFHKTIKDIEQRLADKDNIRLESFIVTPTRFQLVEAMGYDREYWEERHVLFMDLPAYINTLMGNVVGNDYRCSRFSRTLTFRCNE; translated from the coding sequence ATGGCTGTAAAACCCAAAGCCGCCAAGGTTGGCGGCAAAAAGAAATCCGGGCAAACCTTGGCGTTTGCCGACAAGTTGGTATTGAACCAGTGGATCATGGAATTGTTGGGCGTCGATACGTTTGCCGATCATCAAGACGGCAAGCGCCGCGTCCGTCCGATGCAAATGCTCGCCAAGTTGCTGCGCGACTGCAAGGAAGGTCTGGAGAGCGACAACCTGCATTATTTTTACCAGCAACTGAAAAGCCATTGGCAACCGACGGCAACGCTTAATCCGAATGCTTTGCTAGGTTACGAGCAAAACATTGTCGCGCATACCTTATGGCTGAACGAAGGCCGCGAGCGGCCCATCGAATGGAAGTATTACCAATGGCTGTCGCTGTTGTTTGCCGAGATTTATCTGCATCAATACTTTACTGACCGTGAGCGATTGCTGGAGCAATTAAACGATTACGTCCGCCGGTTTAACGCGCATTGGCAAGCCAAGGAATTTAACACCGGCATCGGCGAATACACGCTGGAAGACTTGAACAAGTTGTGTCTGCAAAACGCCACAGGTTCCGGTAAAACGCTGTTGATGCATATCAATTACCGTCAATTTGCCCACTATGCCACCGAAGCCGGTCAGCATGATTTAGTGACGCGCACCTTGTTGATTACCCCTAACGAAGGCTTGAGCAATCAGCACGAACAAGAGCTGAAACAAAGCGGTATCGAAGTCGCACGCCTGGTGCTGGATAACAACGACATTGGCAGTACAACCAACATTTTCAGTAGTGGTTACGGTCATTTGAGTCGAGTCGATTTCATCGAAATTACCAAGTTAGGCGATAAAGATGGCCCCAATACTATTGCCACCCGTAACTTGGGCGACCGTAACCTGATTCTGGTGGACGAAGGCCATCGGGGCATGGGTAAGTCCGAGGAAGAAGGCTGGATGAAGCAACGCGAGCGCTTGGTGGAAAAAGGCTTTGCCTTCGAGTATTCCGCTACATTCAAGGAAGCGGTGAAAGCTGCCAATAATGCCAAGATCGAGGAAAGCTACGCCAAGGCAGTGCTGTTCGATTATTCCTATCGCTATTTCTACGAGGATGGTTACGGTAAGGATTACCGCATCTTCAATATCCCCAAGTCGCAAGCCGAGCATGAGTTTTTGTATTTGTCGGCGTGTTTGTTGAGCTTTTACCAACAGTTGCGTTTGTATCGCGAACGTAAGTCGCAATATGCGGCCTACAACCTGGAAAAACCGTTGTGGGTGTTTGTTGGTTCGAGCGTTTCCAAAGCGTCGGCAACAACCGGCAGCGACCAGGAAACGGTTTCCGACATTGTCCGTGTATTGAGTTTTATTGCCCAGTTTCTTGCCGAGCCGCAACAAGCCATTAAAACGGTAGCGACGCTGCTGAACGAAAATGCGACATCGACCGGTTTGATCGATAACAAAGGCCACGATATTTTTCACGGCGCATTTTTGTTTTTACGTGAGCGTTTGCGTAAGGGCGAATCGGTCAGTGAGATTCATACCGACATTCTTGCTACCCTGTTCAATAACCGGGCGGGCGGCCAATTACATGTCTGGCGTTTAAAAGGCGACAGCGGTGAATTGGTACTGAAAGCCGGTCATGGCGACAGTTATTTCGGCTTGATCAATGTCGGCGATGCCTTGGGGTTATCGAAACATATTCAAGAAACCTGTCCGCAGATCGTTGTGGATGACAGTGACTTTGTTGCTGCCCAGTTTGCCAGCATCAAAGAATCATCCTCGCCGATCAATCTGTTGATTGGTGCCAAAAAGTTTGTCGAAGGCTGGGATTGTTGGCGGGTCTCCACCTTGGGCTTGATGCGTGTCGGCCGTAGCGAGGGTTCGCAAATCATTCAGTTGTTCGGTCGTGGTGTGCGTTTGAAGGGTTACGAATGGTCGTTAAAACGTTCGCGCGCGGCCACCCCTGCGAAGCAACCTGAATACATTCACTATATCGAAACTCTGAATGTGTTCGGCGTACAGGCCGACTTCATGGAGAAATTTCGTGACTTCCTGGAAGATGAAGGTCTGCCGGCCAATGATCGTAAGGAAGTGTTCCAGATTCCGATGAATGTGACTTACGATTTTGGCCACAAGTTGAAGGTGTTACGCCCCAAGCTGAAAAAAGCCGATGGCCGCGAATATAGCTTTACCCGCGACGGCGCCATGCCGTTGTTTGGCAGCGTGCCCGACGTCATGCGCAAGAGTCGGATCGAGGTCGATTGGTATCCAAAAATTCAGGCGATTGTCGCTCGGCCTGTCGATGCCGGCGCCGCAGCAGCCGTGAACGTCAACGAGGCAGTGTTTTCCGACGAACAGATTGCCTTTTTGGACATCAGCAAGCTGTATTTCGATCTGGAGCAATACAAAGCCAGGGAAAGTTTATACAGCCTGATTATCACGCCGCAAGCCATTCCCGGTTTGTTGAAGCGTACTGATTGGTATGTGTTATTGGTACCCAAGCACCTATTGGGGATGAACAGCTTTGCCAATGTCAGGGTGTGGAACCAGATCGCCCTGGAGCTGTTGAAAAAATACAGCAAGCGCTTTTATCTGCATTGCGTTGACGAATTTATTCGGCCGAGGTTGCAATACCGCGATTTGGAGAGTGGCGACAGCAATTTGCCCACTGACTCCGAGTCTTATCAATTAATTGTCGATGCCACCGAACAGCAACTGATTGATGACATCGAAAAGCTGAAGGCCGAAGTTGCAGCGAACTGGCAATCCAAAACACCCAAGTTGATTGAAGCGGGTCAGTTAAAAGCCATCGTATTGAGCCATCATTTATACCAACCCTTGCTGTATGCCGAGCGCGGTTGTCCGATTACGATTGCTCCGGTATCCCTGAACGACAGCGAAAAGAACTTTGTGGTCGATCTGATGGCTTGGCTGGAAACCAATGAAGCCAAGCTGTTGGAAAGCAAAACGTCGATATTCCTGCTGAGGAATAAGTCACGCGGCAGTGGTATCGGTTTTTTCGAGGCCGGTAATTTCTACCCGGATTTCATTCTGTGGGCAGTCAAGGGCGATCAGCAAGTGGTGGCCTTCATCGAGCCGCACGGTATTGCTCATGAGGGACCGGAGCACCCGAAAGTGCAGTTTCACAAGACGATTAAGGATATCGAGCAGCGCTTAGCCGATAAAGACAATATCCGCTTGGAAAGCTTTATCGTTACGCCTACGCGTTTCCAACTGGTTGAAGCGATGGGGTATGATCGGGAATATTGGGAAGAGAGGCATGTATTGTTTATGGATCTGCCGGCTTATATCAATACCCTGATGGGTAATGTTGTCGGCAATGATTATAGGTGTTCGAGATTTTCCAGAACACTTACGTTTCGGTGTAACGAATAA
- a CDS encoding asparaginase, whose amino-acid sequence MTNILLVFTGGTIGSQVENGTIDTRATAGFKLIQLFQQCHPAQARVRFKTLQPIQILSENLHPTFWQQVIAAIETEELADFDGIIVTHGTDTLAFTAAAFGVYFNHLKIPLLLVSSNLPLDNPEANGLKNFICAVDYILQKQEAGVFVPYQNPEQTMHVHIGTRLSSCLPLSGDFISVQSRAYLSYADGKFRQLHPLPPPEAPTHTLKNQFARILLLRPYPGMNYADYHLHGVDAVLHDLYHSGTACVSRQWGPQHSLIDFSQRCREANIPLYLAPSLQSDAAYSSTRDILSHGAKMIWNTSLETAYAKLALAFAHFNDSQTIDTFLEQDVAREKP is encoded by the coding sequence ATGACGAACATATTATTGGTTTTTACCGGTGGCACCATAGGCTCGCAAGTGGAAAACGGCACCATAGACACCCGCGCCACTGCCGGTTTCAAGCTGATTCAGCTGTTTCAACAATGCCATCCGGCACAGGCGCGGGTTCGCTTCAAAACGCTGCAGCCGATACAAATCCTCAGCGAAAACCTGCACCCCACGTTTTGGCAGCAAGTCATTGCTGCGATAGAAACCGAAGAGCTGGCTGATTTCGACGGCATCATCGTCACCCACGGCACCGATACCCTGGCCTTTACCGCCGCGGCGTTCGGCGTTTATTTCAACCACCTGAAGATTCCGCTGCTACTGGTCTCCAGCAATTTGCCGCTGGATAATCCTGAAGCCAACGGCCTGAAAAACTTCATCTGCGCGGTCGATTACATCCTGCAAAAGCAGGAAGCCGGCGTGTTCGTGCCGTATCAAAATCCTGAGCAAACCATGCATGTGCATATCGGCACCCGCCTGAGTTCCTGTCTGCCGCTCAGTGGCGACTTCATCAGCGTGCAATCCAGAGCATACCTGAGTTATGCCGACGGGAAATTCAGGCAGTTGCATCCGCTCCCGCCGCCCGAAGCCCCGACCCATACGTTAAAAAACCAATTTGCCCGCATACTCTTGCTGCGCCCCTACCCCGGCATGAACTACGCCGATTACCACCTACATGGCGTGGACGCCGTGCTGCACGACCTCTATCACTCCGGCACGGCCTGCGTCTCGCGGCAATGGGGGCCGCAGCACAGCCTGATCGACTTCAGCCAGCGCTGCCGGGAAGCCAACATACCTTTGTATCTGGCCCCCTCGCTTCAATCGGACGCGGCCTACAGCTCCACCCGTGACATATTGAGCCACGGCGCCAAGATGATCTGGAACACCTCACTGGAAACCGCCTACGCCAAACTGGCGCTGGCTTTCGCCCATTTCAACGACAGCCAAACGATCGACACTTTTCTGGAACAGGACGTCGCCAGGGAAAAACCCTGA
- a CDS encoding dihydrofolate reductase yields MKISLIVAMASNRVIGLNGRMPWHLSADLQRFKHITLGSPILMGRITFEAIGRPLPGRENLVISRNADYRQDGCQVFTTIDGALEYAKSCEELFVIGGATLYEALLPAADYLYLTLIERDFDGDTFFPEIDYGAWRELSQEVVEDDPRVDYRYRFLKLENLYKERTSNNLCKYSG; encoded by the coding sequence ATGAAAATTTCATTGATCGTGGCGATGGCCAGCAACCGTGTCATCGGTTTGAATGGCCGGATGCCGTGGCATCTGTCGGCCGATTTACAACGTTTCAAACACATCACGCTGGGCTCGCCCATTCTGATGGGGCGTATAACCTTCGAGGCGATCGGACGGCCGTTGCCGGGACGGGAGAATCTGGTCATCAGTCGCAATGCCGATTACCGGCAGGACGGCTGTCAGGTGTTTACCACGATAGACGGCGCGCTCGAGTATGCGAAAAGTTGCGAGGAATTGTTCGTGATCGGCGGCGCCACGCTGTACGAGGCTTTGTTGCCGGCGGCGGACTATTTGTATTTGACCTTGATCGAGCGCGATTTCGACGGCGACACTTTTTTTCCGGAAATCGATTACGGCGCCTGGCGCGAGCTCAGCCAAGAGGTGGTCGAAGACGACCCGCGAGTCGATTATCGCTATCGGTTTTTAAAGCTGGAAAACCTGTATAAGGAACGAACATCGAATAACCTATGCAAATATTCGGGGTAG
- a CDS encoding PstS family phosphate ABC transporter substrate-binding protein — MKKTFQLKSLIWGFGFVSSAFMASGVAAAPAAVDPALTEYAPASGVSGNISSVGSDTLANLMTLWAEEFGKLYPNVNIQIQAAGSSTAPPALTEGTSNLGPMSRKMKDNEIDDFESKHGYKPTAIPVAIDALAVFVNKDNPVKGLSIPQVDAIMSSTRKCGHATDITTWGEAGLTGGWAGKPIQLYGRNSVSGTYGFFKDEALCKGDFKNNVNEQPGSASVVQAVTTSSNGIGYSGIGYSTSGVKAIPLAAKEGAPFVDPTAENAISGTYPLSRFLYIYVNKKPNDPLAPLEKEFIKMVLSKTGQQVVVKDGYIPLPAKAAEKALGMIQ; from the coding sequence ATGAAAAAAACATTTCAGCTGAAGTCGCTCATTTGGGGATTTGGCTTTGTGTCTTCCGCGTTTATGGCAAGCGGTGTTGCGGCCGCGCCTGCTGCGGTTGATCCCGCATTAACGGAATATGCCCCTGCCAGCGGCGTGTCGGGCAATATTTCCAGCGTCGGTTCCGATACGCTGGCCAACCTGATGACCCTGTGGGCGGAAGAGTTTGGCAAACTGTATCCCAACGTCAATATCCAGATTCAAGCGGCCGGCTCTTCAACCGCGCCGCCGGCTTTGACCGAAGGTACCTCTAACCTGGGGCCGATGAGCCGGAAAATGAAAGACAACGAAATCGACGATTTCGAAAGCAAGCACGGTTACAAACCGACCGCGATTCCGGTGGCGATCGACGCACTGGCGGTCTTCGTCAACAAGGACAATCCGGTCAAGGGCCTGAGCATTCCGCAAGTGGATGCGATCATGTCGTCCACCCGCAAATGCGGCCACGCCACCGACATCACCACATGGGGCGAAGCCGGGCTGACTGGCGGCTGGGCCGGCAAACCGATTCAATTGTACGGCCGTAACTCGGTATCAGGCACCTACGGTTTCTTCAAGGACGAAGCCTTGTGCAAGGGCGACTTCAAAAACAACGTCAACGAGCAACCCGGTTCGGCTTCGGTGGTGCAAGCGGTTACCACCTCCAGCAATGGTATCGGTTATTCCGGTATCGGTTACTCGACTTCGGGTGTAAAAGCGATTCCGCTCGCGGCCAAAGAAGGTGCGCCGTTCGTCGATCCGACCGCCGAAAACGCGATTTCCGGTACTTATCCGCTGTCCCGCTTTTTGTATATCTACGTCAACAAAAAGCCCAACGATCCTTTGGCGCCGTTGGAAAAAGAGTTCATCAAGATGGTGTTGTCTAAAACCGGCCAGCAAGTCGTCGTGAAAGACGGGTACATTCCATTGCCGGCCAAGGCCGCGGAAAAAGCCTTGGGCATGATTCAATGA